One part of the Phoenix dactylifera cultivar Barhee BC4 chromosome 4, palm_55x_up_171113_PBpolish2nd_filt_p, whole genome shotgun sequence genome encodes these proteins:
- the LOC103719078 gene encoding uncharacterized protein LOC103719078 yields the protein MTDAEPSSATSADSSCAAVCSTSATAAEASPPLSSVCSACGGPTASISSPPPWTDAYNLLACRPIRTPAINAPTQTNTHHPRPRPPAPPRPPVTPPYHFETPTKRISSPDDIRRFHSSAAGRHFPGFVAALSHSVRGRKISDPVPPLPQTVTSLLSLLQALTSWIDDYHFLPFIFGSAHLIDHKYMKPKSIHNQDILDNFSHEYMYLACVAFVKKVKKGVFAEHSPMLDDISAVPTWSKVNSGMLKIYKAEVLEKVPIMQHFVFGSLIKWQAKR from the exons ATGACCGACGCCGAGccctcctccgccacctccgCCGACTCTTCATGCGCCGCCGTCTGCTCCACCTCCGCCACCGCGGCCGAGGCGAGCCCGCCGCTGTCGTCGGTGTGCTCCGCCTGTGGCGGCCCCACCGCCTCCATCTCCTCTCCGCCGCCCTGGACCGACGCCTATAACCTGCTGGCATGCCGCCCTATCCGCACGCCGGCGATCAACGCCCCCACCCAGACCAACACCCATCATCCTCGCCCCCGTCCCCCAGCCCCTCCCCGTCCCCCCGTTACCCCTCCCTATCACTTTGAAACCCCCACCAAGCGCATCTCCTCTCCCGACGACATCCGCCGCTTCCACTCCTctgccgccggccgccacttcCCTGGCTTCGTCGCCGCCCTCTCCCACTCTGTCCGCGGCCGCAAGATCTCCGACCCCGTTCCCCCCCTCCCCCAAACCGtcacctccctcctctccctcctccaagCCCTAACCTCTTGGATCGACGACTACCACTTTCTCCCCTTTATCTTTGGCTCAGCTCATCTTATTGATCACAAGTATATGAAGCCCAAGTCGATTCACAACCAGGACATTCTTGATAACTTCTCCCATGAGTATATGTACTTGGCCTGTGTGGCTTTTGTCAAGAAGGTGAAGAAGGGGGTGTTTGCTGAGCACTCCCCGATGCTTGATGATATCAGTGCGGTTCCGACATGGAGCAAGGTGAACAGTGGAATGCTGAAGATATATAAGGCTGAGGTGCTTGAGAAGGTGCCCATCATGCAGCATTTTGTCTTTGGTTCGCTCATCAAATG GCAAGCAAAAAGATAG